The following is a genomic window from Episyrphus balteatus chromosome 1, idEpiBalt1.1, whole genome shotgun sequence.
AACAAGGAAAATCCTCGAAATCagctgcaacaacaacaacggcaAACGGAGAATCCAATTCGTCCATAAATTCAACAAGTAACTCATCATCGTCCAATggtcaacaacaacagcaatttaataatcaacaacaacaacaaacctcACCATCTTTGTCATCGTCAATGTCATCAGGATCGCCATCACCATCGACACCAGGCAAAACAGGATCAGCGAATACATCAACATCGTCCACTGCCAGCAACGGTCGCAAGACCAAACACACTGCCACCAAACGAACACGAACAACAACTACCAGCAGTAGTGGCAGCACTACTAGCAAAAGGCAGAAAAATGActccaacaacaacacaaatcatcatcatcaccacaaTCATCATCACAACACGAACACCAACAACAATCATCAGCAATATGTTCTCAATCATAGCGAAAGCAGCACCGAAATGGACATTACCGCTCTGACAATCAAGCACGAAATCGATCAGAGACCTCTGGAGTCATTGACTCCCAATTCGCCCGAAGGTGCCAAACTAACGCCGAATTTGTTTCTCGATGATTTCTTCCCTGGTTACTATGATAGCGATCCTCAAAATGATACTATGTTGATGATTAACGATCTAATACCACAGAATACCGTGTTTGTAGGGTCAGATCCGGTGGTGCAGGGATGTAATGACAACGACGATAAGGGTACCATTTTTAATGACGCTAACCTTCATCCTGCCAGTATTCAAACCAAATTGCCCACATTCAGTTTGTATAATAATTTGCATCAACAATCTGCCCAGCAATTAAACaatcaacatcaacaacaacaacaacagcaatcaAACAATCATCacctgcaacaacaacaaaccaaTAACAACAATAATACCCATCAACAACAACTTCAatcacaacaacagcaacaacaacaccacCAGCAACAACAGCTCCACCATACGACGAACAGCAGCAATCACAATCATCATcaatcacaacaacaacaatcactTCAACaatcacaacaacaacagcaacaaaacCTACAAACCAATAACAAcagtaacaacaacaacaatgaaaCAACGATAATTATACAAGATGGCGGCACACCAACTGTCACCATGAATGTCAATGTTGCCAAATTCGACGACTATTATACGACAAATCCAAGTGCCAGTGTGACAGATGACAGTGACTGTAGCATAGTTACCAGTGATGCGTTTTCACCAACCTCAGCTGTCTACTGTAGCCCAAATCGTAATAATAATGGCGGCGATAGAAGTTCTAATGGAAGCGGCGGCGGCAGCAACACAGAAACCAATAACCTCTTAGGAAATGAATATCTCAATATTTATGGCATGCCAATAATGGATGGTACGTTGTTCAATTGTTTAGATGACTTTCCGGCACAATTGAATTCACATCTTGAATTTAATTGTGATCAAAAGTATAGcatttgaaaattgatttttatattttataagttaaataaataaaaaaataaaaatttattataaattttattttttaaattataattttttttttttaaagaaggaaAACATATATCAGGAATAatacaaaacaattaaaaaaattaacaaaaacaaaaaaaaaaaaaataaatattttaattttgtttttttttggtgcagtgcacgaaatatttttaaaaaatttattacaaaaaaaaaataaaatattaatgttATTATACCACACACCTCCaaacaaaacacacacacacataacacacaaaaacaaaaaaacacataacaCATTTACATTAttcataaatttaaagaaaaaacaaaaaatcagtaaaaaaatgttatatacataaaaaatctatatattctatatataaaaaatagtttgttaAGATTTCTATTTGagagaaagaaatttcaaaacgtgagggaccgttttttttttttttagtttgagaCAAATTTTGGACAAAATAGGAGGTAGATGAGAATTCAAAAATAGGGGTTTCTgaggtttattatttttcttcaagGAAAAAGGTCCAAGTCTATCTTAAAaggatacaaataaaaaaaaattaaattgtgtaaatagagaaaacattcaaaaaaacggtttgtttttaatttgtttttttttttagttcttttttatacattaaaataaataataataaaacataaaaattcttttttatatataaacaaaaataataaaataaaaacaaaaaacttatatatatatatattaaacaaaacaaaaaaaaaattaatataattgttGAAACAATTTATAGTCTTAGTGTTTAAGTagatggtaattttttttttttagtttttattgtttttttctttttctcattaaaattcattaaatttttatatccatttaggttttctttttcttaaatgtGTGAAAGtagatttgttttcttttgagtTTTGGGTAATGCTGTTGAcagttaacaaaaatattttaatgaaagtccaataataacaaaaaaaaaaaaaaaagtatttacttcttttaaaaacattttttttatttataagatttttttttaatttaatttttttaaatgtatacgtttcttgtttttttgtaataaaaaaaaaaaacaggaaaaaataaaatttgacccATTCTCTCTTCCCTTTTTTCTCTCTTTAGTTTGGGTCAATTTAAAACTGTGATCGAAagcaatattattattttggactttcatttccaaataaaaaataaatttaaattaaaaataaaatttttatgtatgttcttaaatttttaatttcaaaaatatttcaataatttttaaaaagacatttttttatcaatttcaaattttttaatattttctaaaaaaaaatattcgactTTGACATTTTTAGAGacttcggatttttttttataataatagaTTTGTGTCCATAAAAGCCgtattttttattatagttGAGCAAAATTTTAACAGGCTATTaggcaaaaaataattttctcaccattggaaaaaaacaattaattttgaaagaaacgaaagtaaataagtttttattttatgttctgACTTCTGAGAcagttatgttttttgttttaatttttatagatCTTTCATAGacgttatataaaaaaatgccaaaaaatatttagtgtTTTTATAATCCTgagaagatttttttctttattttttcatttttttttaaataaattaaatcttaaattattttattttatttaaaatttgaacttttaataaaaaaaaaaactaagcaaatatttttttagttataaataaatattctctTTTTATTGCTTATCttgctaaaaaaaacacaaacaataaattaaactttgatcttaaaaatatattttttttttccttaaattgatttttttaatttttatgaattttgctACAAAAatcagtttctttttttttttgttttaaattaatttcttattttctgtttctttttcaactaattgttttattgttaaatttatcattttttttatttgtttctcaCAAAAAGGCAAtactgtttttaataattttaaaaaatgaataaaaactagCTCAATTTgcttcgtttttcaaaaaattaattgtattttttttttgtaaaattattaagtattttaattaattaacattttagcaaaaattcaaatttaaatcgatcagtttttatttttttttttaataaaaatattttttcttataaaaaaatctccatacaatttgtaaaaaaaatttaaaaatatatttattttttctctttatttattcatattattttattttcagggTATTAcgttttttatgattaaaaaacaaaaaaaatatgaaagaacagaaaaataaaaaagaattttgccAAACAGCATTACTTCAATAagtgatataaaaaatattttttttttaagaaaaaaataatgaaagcaATGAATAAGGAAGCATATAGGTAGTGcggaatgaaagaaaaaaaaaagaagaaataaaagatAGTCGTTACTCAAATGGTATTTTCATGTTAAACTCACCAAAATAtatgaaacaaatatttttattcacttttttattattaattttagataatttaacaaaaaaaaaaaaaacattaacactTAGACAAAAGAACCATTTCGCCTCCTGACAGTGAATTATAATTTCACTTAATCAATCTATAAGACACTtacacataaataaaacaacacaCAAATACAACAATAGAATCAAGAAGtgcatattaattaaaaatcaaccTCCTCTTTCATGTtaacgatgatttttttttctctaactgCTGCGGTCTTGAGCTTTAGAGTTGActtcaaaatcatttttgaacttaaaattccAACTCTAAAAAGTTCTCAAGTACCTGATCTCTCCgggtaaaaattaatttgaaaatcgttagcaAAAAAGAGTAAGGTTGAACCAACTATCCAGAAAATGCTGCCAGGTGTCTgatgagatgtttttttttcatagttttcttaaacaaaaaaataaaataaacaacaagTCATGtgtcttttaaatatttttaagaatttccagccttaaaatttatatatcctTCAGTTTGTTTCTTCCCATCCTCTGCtattaaataccaaaaaaaaaaaaaaaaataaaatttaatttacacatttcttataaataaaatttgtataatttgtgaaatattttaatttttgtttaaattttaaatttaatttaaaataaaataaaaaacaacaatatcATAATAATTagaaatgaacatttttatcccttgtttattatttaaatttaattttgttgtcatttaaaaaaaaaaaatatcaatatgcCTGTGTTCCATTtaagttttaagaattaaatataatttaaatacaaaaaaaaaaacagttgaatttcatataaaaaaaaaacaataaaacttggtggtttgcaaaaaatatgtaagaaaaaataaattaaaaagaaaataaaagaaggatagaaaaatatatatttacaaggctgtgtaatttttcttcttcttcacttgaaattggtttcaaaattattgttaaacaacaaaaaatgaaaattataaaaaaaatttataatatttagtatttttttcattaccatcgatttgaaaagaaattccattgtataaaagaaaaaataaagaaaaaatttattttgttatttgtattcagttaaatttttattattattattattatttttatttagttaattcttatttagataaaaaaaaaatgaattatgaattatgtttattattatttttttttattttattaaatttattaaaaataaaaaaaaaatgttttagtttttaatgaaaatctattattattattatttttttagtatttaagaaaaaaaaaaaacttgtttgtgTACTATAAATAGACATtgtgtaaatattatttttttatattttaagattattatgaaattaaagaaacaaaaaagatacaaaaattacaTTACGGaacaaatacataaaaaaacgTTCTCAATACgaaaaaaacatatacaaaacaaaaattctttttattttaatattggatggattttttttttctttcactattttgttgttgttgttgttgttgctgatgcggatttttgttgttattttttagaTTCCTCTTTGGTTGTTTTGGTTTCTTCTTTCTTACGTTGATTTTGGAtggaatttttaatttctggAGTTAATATggtttgtataatttttttacagcatgAACCTTAAAAGTTATCCCTTAAAAATTCCTGCTCCTAgaagaattattattttgacaCAAAAAAGGAAACTGACACACAGAGACAAGATTTCCACAATTTAAGGAAGGTGAAGCTATAAAGGCAATTCCAAAGTTTTTCCGaatatgaattattattttttttttctgcgtctCTTCTAcgcaaaatttacaaaaattaaacatttcgaCAAATTTCGATTTTCACCAAAATTGTTGTCTGTTGACCTAATAAGAGTCATAGTTATTCTTTAGAAGGCAGCGCCGTATTAGGTCCTTAATAGTTCTTATTTTGGTGATACAAATTCATGAGAATCAATATTTTCCAATTTCGTGTttgatttttccatttttttaaatgtaaaataaaatgaattttgcattagtcctgatttttcaatcgtcagtaaGATTATCAGAgcaataaaaatgcaaatataaaaaaatcatgtgtgcaattcacacatgGTAGAAGtgtaaccttaaaaaatcatttttcttgaaaaaaaaatacagcttATAAATACAGCTTATAAATTTAACTATAAATAAACTTTTACAatgcaaaagtaaaaaatattttattcaaaacagtcattttacatgaaaaaagaaaaaaatatattcttttttttttcttctaacaccaataaattcatttttttatgacaacttataataatttttatatcatctgaaagcttattgtttcaccttttatatgacgtttcaatcatatttctacgatgtctacaaaaaaaggaagaattttttaaaacgaaccatgtcgaaatttcaaactgagattacggtaaaTTTGTATGGGCTCtatatcaaaagatataacgtgtttagaaaaaaaaaaacatcttttcatCATTATCTCAgagttttgaatatgaaattacctacttgaaattttgtaaaattatattttattttattatctatctacaatattaatttcattcatctatctattaacacaaaaaagttataatcaattgatttttcctctCGCTtgttcgtttcatcgtgtttcaaatcactacgatactaaagacgtagataggtaatagaataaactataattgtagaaaatttcaattattttcatattccaAATCTTGAGATAATTGTGAAAAGACAAGCTTTtcctaaacacgttatatcttttgatctagagcacatacaaatgtgaattaactttaatacgcatgatAATAatatcacctttcatttgatatatcacacatagtGAAACGTGCTCTAGAAGAAACACaatcttaatttgaaaaacttcaaaactattacaaaacacctgtggagatttcagtttgaaatttctacatagttggctttgaaaaattcttactttttttgtaggcatcgtagaagtATGATTGAAATGTCATACTAAAGGTGcagtaataagctttcagatcatataaaatttattttaagttgtcatacaaaaatggatttaatgatgttagcaaaaaaatattggttttttgaaaattgttgttgtttgaattaattatttttatactttttgtgcattgcaaaaatttaagtaggtgcagttttttttaaagtttcactTCTAT
Proteins encoded in this region:
- the LOC129907338 gene encoding myb-like protein AA isoform X1, which produces MVPQHTQESSVTPLSPSSAGPIIEIITTNSNSTSSSINSTNSTLDLNNFNTTISTSTSSAAINNNLLINMNNSTTTNLFGNSSIEMDTTGNKYIVNSILFGSQRVDIHSTTPYSDATQVNMSTKLSYLGRMGDLMRTKVVTKKHSPNHIKRPMNSFMVYSQIMRREICEKTPELHNAEISKKLGREWKKLSTEERKPYIDEAELLRQLHIKEYPDYKYRPQKKQGKSSKSAATTTTANGESNSSINSTSNSSSSNGQQQQQFNNQQQQQTSPSLSSSMSSGSPSPSTPGKTGSANTSTSSTASNGRKTKHTATKRTRTTTTSSSGSTTSKRQKNDSNNNTNHHHHHNHHHNTNTNNNHQQYVLNHSESSTEMDITALTIKHEIDQRPLESLTPNSPEGAKLTPNLFLDDFFPGYYDSDPQNDTMLMINDLIPQNTVFVGSDPVVQGCNDNDDKGTIFNDANLHPASIQTKLPTFSLYNNLHQQSAQQLNNQHQQQQQQQSNNHHLQQQQTNNNNNTHQQQLQSQQQQQQHHQQQQLHHTTNSSNHNHHQSQQQQSLQQSQQQQQQNLQTNNNSNNNNNETTIIIQDGGTPTVTMNVNVAKFDDYYTTNPSASVTDDSDCSIVTSDAFSPTSAVYCSPNRNNNGGDRSSNGSGGGSNTETNNLLGNEYLNIYGMPIMDGTLFNCLDDFPAQLNSHLEFNCDQKYSI
- the LOC129907338 gene encoding myb-like protein AA isoform X2, whose protein sequence is MVPQHTQESSVTPLSPSSAGPIIEIITTNSNSTSSSINSTNSTLDLNNFNTTISTSTSSAAINNNLLINMNNSTTTNLFGNSSIEMDTTGNKYIVNSILFGSQRVDIHSTTPYSDATQVNMSTKLSYLGRMGDLMRTKVVTKKHSPNHIKRPMNSFMVYSQIMRREICEKTPELHNAEISKKLGREWKKLSTEERKPYIDEAELLRQLHIKEYPDYKYRPQKKQGKSSKSAATTTTANGESNSSINSTSNSSSSNGQQQQQFNNQQQQQTSPSLSSSMSSGSPSPSTPGKTGSANTSTSSTASNGRKTKHTATKRTRTTTTSSSGSTTSKRQKNDSNNNTNHHHHHNHHHNTNTNNNHQQYVLNHSESSTEMDITALTIKHEIDQRPLESLTPNSPEGAKLTPNLFLDDFFPGYYDSDPQNDTMLMINDLIPQNTVFVGSDPVVQGCNDNDDKGTIFNDANLHPASIQTKLPTFSLYNNLHQQSAQQLNNQHQQQQQQQSNNHHLQQQQTNNNNNTHQQQLQSQQQQQQHHQQQQLHHTTNSSNHNHHQSQQQQSLQQSQQQQQQNLQTNNNSNNNNNETTIIIQDGGTPTVTMNVNVAKFDDYYTTNPSASVTDDSDCSIVTSDAFSPTSAVYCSPNRNNNGGDRSSNGSGGGSNTETNNLLGNEYLNIYGMPIMDGYYVFYD
- the LOC129907338 gene encoding alpha-protein kinase 1 isoform X3; translation: MVPQHTQESSVTPLSPSSAGPIIEIITTNSNSTSSSINSTNSTLDLNNFNTTISTSTSSAAINNNLLINMNNSTTTNLFGNSSIEMDTTGNKYIVNSILFGSQRVDIHSTTPYSDATQTKKHSPNHIKRPMNSFMVYSQIMRREICEKTPELHNAEISKKLGREWKKLSTEERKPYIDEAELLRQLHIKEYPDYKYRPQKKQGKSSKSAATTTTANGESNSSINSTSNSSSSNGQQQQQFNNQQQQQTSPSLSSSMSSGSPSPSTPGKTGSANTSTSSTASNGRKTKHTATKRTRTTTTSSSGSTTSKRQKNDSNNNTNHHHHHNHHHNTNTNNNHQQYVLNHSESSTEMDITALTIKHEIDQRPLESLTPNSPEGAKLTPNLFLDDFFPGYYDSDPQNDTMLMINDLIPQNTVFVGSDPVVQGCNDNDDKGTIFNDANLHPASIQTKLPTFSLYNNLHQQSAQQLNNQHQQQQQQQSNNHHLQQQQTNNNNNTHQQQLQSQQQQQQHHQQQQLHHTTNSSNHNHHQSQQQQSLQQSQQQQQQNLQTNNNSNNNNNETTIIIQDGGTPTVTMNVNVAKFDDYYTTNPSASVTDDSDCSIVTSDAFSPTSAVYCSPNRNNNGGDRSSNGSGGGSNTETNNLLGNEYLNIYGMPIMDGTLFNCLDDFPAQLNSHLEFNCDQKYSI